From the Candidatus Deferrimicrobium sp. genome, the window CTCATGGAGAAGTGATCGCTCTTTGCACGCACGGGAAACTTCCTTTGCCAAAGACCGCGGGTTCGCCGGGAGGCGACCAAGGGGGTCGAGGGGATCGTTCCTTCGCCCGTCCCGCGCAGACAAGGGGAATCGGTCGAACGGGATGTCCTCCTTTCGCGCCGCGCCCTCTTCCTTTGACGGGGGTTTCGTCATAGGTCAAAAACTTTCGAAAGGGAAAGGGGGAAACGGACGCGGTGAATAAAATCGGAAAGGCAGGAACGGTCGAGGCGTTGAAGGCCGCCATCGCGGCGCAGCGCGGGACCGTGGTCGCGGAATACCGGGGGCTGAAGGTCTCGGAGATCACGGCCCTCCGCAAAAAGCTTCGCGCGATCGACGCCGAGGTCAGAGTGGTGAAGAACACCTTGATCCGGCGGGCCGCCGAGGGGACGCCGTTCGGGGAGCTCTCCACGCATTTCACGGGGCCGACGGCGGTGGCGTTTGCGCATGGCGATCCCGTGGCGATGGCGAAGGTGATGAAGGAATTCGCGGCCGCCAGTCCGAAAGTGACGCTGCGCGCGGGGTTCGTGGAGGGCAAGGTGCTCTCCGCAAAGGATATCGAGACCCTGGCGAGTGTGCCTTCCCGCGAGGTCCTGCTCTCACGGTTGGTCGGCGGGATGGCTTCGCCGATCACCCGCCTGGCCCAGGCGTTCTCGGGGCCGCCTCGCAAACTGGTGTACGTCCTCGAGTCCATCCGCAAGCAGAAGCCCGCGGAAGCGGTCGCGGGCTGAACCGAACAAACAAATTCACAAATACTTTAGGGAGGATCGAACGAAATGGCTTCCATGAACAAGGATGAATTCATCGCGATGGTGGAGGGGATGACCGTTCTCGAGCTGCACGAGATCGTGAAGGCGCTCGAGGACCGTTTCGGCGTGACGGCGGCGGCCCCCGCGGCGGCCGCGGCGGCTCCCGGCGCGGCGGCGCCCGTGGCGGAGGAGAAGACGGAGTTCGACGTCATCCTCACCGGCTTCGGCGCCAACAAGATCCAGGTCATCAAGGTGGTCCGCGAGCTCACCGGCCTGGGCCTCAAGGAGGCCAAGGACCTGGTTGAAGGCGTTCCCAAGCCGGTCAAGGAAGCGATCGCCAAAAAGGACGCCGAGGGGATGAAGAAGAAGATCGAGGATGCCGGCGGAACCGCGGAGATAAAGTAACCGCGTTCGTCGGCGTCGGCAACCGCGGCGGAGGACGATCGTCCTCCGCCGCATTCACGGTTTTACCCCCGGGGTGACACGATGGCTTATCTGGATTACAGGAATCGGATCAAGCGGGTGGACTTCTCGAAGAACGAGAAGGTCCAGGAGATACCGAACCTCATACAGGTTCAGCAGGAGTCGTACGCGGAGTTCCTGCAGGCGGACGTTCCGCCCGAGAAGCGCAAGGACGTGGGGCTCCAGACCGTCTTCAAGGGAATCTTTCCCATCACGGACTACAACGGACGCGCCTCCCTCGAGTTCCTCTCCTACGCGATCGGGGAGCTGAAGTGGTCGGAAGAGGAGTGCCGCGAGCGCGGCGTGACGTACGCCGCCCCCATCAAGGTGACGGTCCAGCTGGTCATCTTCGACGTGGACGAGAAGACCGGCGCACGGACCATCCGGGATGTAAAGGAGCAGGAGGTCTTCTTCGGGGAGATCCCCCTCATGTCGGAGCGGGCCACGTTCATCATCAACGGCACCGAGCGGGTCATCGTCAGCCAGCTGCACCGGTCTCCGGGCGTCTTCTTCGAGCACGACAAGGGCCGCTCCCACGCGTCCGGGAAAGTGCTGTTCAGCGCGCGGATCATCCCGTATCGCGGTTCGTGGCTCGATTTCGAGTTCGATCACAAGGACGCGCTCTACATCAAGATCGACCGGAAAAGGAAGTTCCCCATCGCCGTGCTGTTGCGCGCGTTCGGGCGAACCACCGAGGAGCTCCTGCGGATCTTCTACGACGCGGAAGAAGTCACCCTCCAGGGGGAAAAATACGCCAAGGATTTCCGTCCCGAGCTGATGGTGGGGCTGAAGATGCCCGTGGAGGTCCGCCACCCCGGCAAACAGGGAGAGATCGCCTTCAAGAAAGGCGTGAAGATCAGCAAGAAACGCGTCGAACGGTACGCCCGCGAGGGAGTCACCTTCGGTCGGATCCTCTTGCCTTCGGACGATCTCATCGGAAAGGTGGTCGTCTCCGACGTCGCCGATCCCGCGACCGGAGAGGTCATTGTCGAGTGCGGGCAGCAGATCACACCGGAAATCCTCGGGAAGCTGTGGGAGAAGAATGTCGAACGGCTTACCATCTTCACGCTCGAGAACTCCGACCGCGCCGTCTGGGAGGGTCTGATCTCCGACAAGATCAAGACCCGTGAGGAGGCCCTGAAGGAGATCTACAAGAAGATGCGTCCGGGCGACCCCCCGACGAAGGACGCCGCCAAAACTCTCTTCGAGAACATGTTCTTCAATCCCGAGCGGTACAGCCTGTCGCGGGTCGGCCGCCTGAAGCTGGACCACAAGCTCGGGATCACGGAAAGCGACCTAGAAAAAACGGTCCTGACCCAGGAGGACATCCTGCGGGTCATCCGCTACCTGATCGGCCTGAAAAACGGCGTCGGGGAAGCGGACGACATCGACAACCTCGGAAACCGCCGTGTCCGCACCGTGGGCGAGTTGATCGAAAACCAGTTCCGGATGGGGTTGGTCCGCGTGGAGCGCGCCATCCGTGAAAAGATGGGACTGCAGGATATCGAGACGCTGATGCCCCACGACATCATCAATGCGAAGCCGGTGTCCGCGGTCATCAAGGAGTTCTTCGGGTCGTCCCAGCTGTCCCAGTTCATGGACCAGACGAATCCGCTCTCCGAGGTGACGCACAAACGGCGCGTCTCCGCCCTCGGGCCCGGCGGGCTGACCCGGGAGCGCGCGGGCTTCGAGGTGCGCGACGTCCATCCGACGCACTACGGGCGCATCTGCCCGATCGAGACGCCGGAAGGACCGAACATCGGACTGATCGCCTCGCTGTCCACCTTCGCGCGGATCAACGAGTTCGGGTTCATCGAGACGCCGTACCGGGTCGTGAAGGATTCGGCCGTGACGAAGGAGATCGTCTACCTCTCCGCGATGGAAGAGGAGAGGCACGTCATCGCGCAGGCCAACGCGGCGAAGGATGCGAAGGGGAAATTCGTCCAGGATGTTGTGATCGCGCGCCAGGGCGGGGAGTTCACGATGGTGCGCTCCAGCGACGTGACCCTGATGGACGTTTCCCCGAACCAGCTGGTTTCGGTGGCCGCCTCGCTCGTTCCGTTTCTCGAGCACGACGACGCCAACCGGGCGCTCATGGGATCCAACATGCAGCGCCAGGCGGTGCCGCTCCTGCGGACCGAGCCCCCGTTCGTGGGGACCGGGATGGAATCGGTCGTAGCCAGGGATTCCGGGGCCGCGGTCGTCGCGAAACGTTCGGGAATCGTGGAGGGCGTCGACGCGCGTCGGATCGTCGTCCGATCCGAGGAGCCGGATGCGTCCGGGATGTACGGCGCCGACATCTACACGCTCGTCAAGTACCGCAGGTCGAACCAGAACACCTGCATCAACCAGAAGCCGATCGTCACCCTCGGGCAGAAGGTAGCGGGAGGCGAGGTGATCGCCGATGGTCCCGCCACCAGCGAGGGGGATCTCGCCCTCGGACGGAACGTCCTCGTCGCCTTCATGCCATGGGGCGGGTACAACTTCGAGGACTCCATTCTCATCTCCGAAAAGATCGTCAAGGAAGACATTTTCACCTCGATCCACATCGAGGAGTTCGAGTGCGTCGCGCGCGAGACGAAGCTGGGGAAAGAGGAGATCTCCGCCGATATCCCCAACATCAGCGAGGAATCGCTGACGGACCTCGATGAAAGCGGCATCATCCGGATCGGCGCCAGGGTGAAGCCGATGGACATTCTCGTCGGCAAGATCACCCCGAAGGGGGAGACGCAGCTGTCCCCTGAGGAAAAGCTGCTCCGGGCGATCTTCGGCGACAAGGCGGGGGACGTGAAGGACTCCTCCCTGCGGGTGCCGCCGGGGATCGAGGGGATCGTCATCGACGCGAAGGTATTCACCCGGAAGGGCGGGGAGAAGGACGACCGCGCACGGATGCTGGAGGACCGTGATCTCGAGCGCCTGTACCGGGACCAGGAGGACGAGACCCGGATCATCTTCGACGCCTCCCTCGCCAAGATCAGGGCCCAGTTGCTTGGGAAAACCTCCGCCGTCAGGCTCACTTCGGAGGACAAGTCCGAGGTTCTCCTGGCGAAGCGGAAGAAGATCACGGAAGAGGTGCTGGACGAAATTCCGAAAGAGCGCTGGGCCGAGATCGGAGTCGAGGAAGATCCGGAGCTGAAGGCCCGCCTTTCCGACGCCTGGAGCGTTTGCCTCGACCAGGTGGCGCTCGTCAAGGCGATGTTCGACGAAAAGATCTCCCGCATCCGCCGCGGCGACGAGCTACCCCCCGGCGTCCTCAAGATGGTGAAGGTGTTCATCGCGATGAAGCGGAAGCTCTCCGTCGGCGACAAGATGGCGGGCCGGCACGGGAACAAGGGCGTCATCTCGCGGATCCTTCCGGAGGAGGACATGCCGTACACCGCCGACGGCGCGCCGGTCGACGTGGTGTTGAACCCGCTCGGGGTCCCCTCGCGCATGAACGTGGGCCAGATTCTCGAGGCCCACCTCGGGTGGGCCGCCAAGGGCCTCGGGGAGCAGCTCCATCGGATGATGGAGAAGGAGTTCAGCGCAGCGTCCATGCGGGAATGGCTCCGCAAGATCTACAACTCCGAGCGGTTCGAGGCGTACCTCAAGGAGCTCACCGACGACGAATTGCGGGAGATCGTCCGCAAGATGCATGGCGGGGTGTTTCTCGCCTCGCCCGTGTTCAGCGGGGCGACGGAGAACGAGATCAAGGACTACCTGCGCCTCTCGGGGATGCCCGAGCGCGGACAGACGATGCTCTACGACGGAAGGACCGGGACGCCGTTCCAGCAGCCGGTGACCGTCGGATCGATGTACATGCTGAAGCTGCACCACCTGGTGGACGACAAGATCCACGCCCGGTCGACCGGACCGTACTCGCTGGTCACCCAGCAGCCGCTGGGCGGCAAGGCGCAGTTCGGCGGACAGCGGCTCGGCGAAATGGAGGTGTGGGCGCTCGAGGCGTACGGCGCCGCGTACACCCTGCAGGAATTCCTTACCGTCAAGTCCGACGACGTCCCGGGGCGCGCGAGGATGTACGAGTCCATCGTAAAGGGGAACTTCTCCCTCGAGCCCGGGCTCCCCGAATCGTTCAACGTGCTGATCAAGGAGCTCCAGGCGCTGGGCCTGGACGTCGAGCTGATCAGCGAGGAGCCGCAGCAGTAACCGGCAGCAAACCGTATCGGAAACGTAATCGGGAGGCACCCGTGGAAGACCTTTTCACCCGAGTTGAAAAACCGAAGGATCCCGTCCATTTTTCGGGGATCCGGATCTCGATCGCATCCCCCGAGCAGATCCGCAAGTGGTCGCACGGGGAAGTGAAGAAGCCGGAGACGCTGAACTACCGGACCTTCAAGCCCGAGCGCGACGGCCTGTTCTGCGCGAAAATCTTCGGTCCCATCAAGGACTACGAGTGCAACTGCGGCAAGTACAAGCGCATGAAGCACCGGGGGGTGGTCTGCGAGAAGTGCGGCGTCGAGGTGATCCAGTCGAAGGTTCGCCGCGAACGGATGGGCCACATCGAGCTGGCCTCCCCGGTCGCGCACATATGGTTCCTGAAAAGCCTCCCGTCGCGGATCGCGACGATCCTCGACATGCCGATGAAGGACGTCGAGGCGGTCATCTACTTCGAGAAGTACATCGTCCTCGACCCATGGGAGACCGACACGCAGTTGCAGGAGGTCCTCTCCGAAGCGAAGTACCGGGAGAAGATCGAGGAATACCGCGAGCTCTTCAAGGGGGACAAGGAGAAGCAGGAACTGCTCCGGGAGCGGTTCCGCGTGGGGATGGGTGCGGAGGCGATCCGGACCCTGCTGGCCGGGCTGGACCTGGAGAAGCTCTCCGAGTCGCTGCGCAAGGAGATGGCCGACACCGCGTCCGAGGCGAAGAAGAAGAAGATCTCCAAGCGGTTGAAGATCGTCGAGGCGTTCCGGGACAGCGAGCAAAAGCCCGAGTGGATGGTCCAGCAGGTCATCCCCGTCCTGCCGCCGGACCTTCGTCCCCTGGTTCCGCTGGATGGCGGCCGGTTCGCCACTTCGGACCTGAACGACCTGTACCGGCGGGTCATCAACCGGAACAACCGGCTGAAGCGCCTCCTCGACCTTTCCGCGCCCGAGATCATCATTCGGAACGAGAAGCGGATGCTGCAGGAGGCCGTGGACGCGCTGTTCGACAACGGCCGCAGGGGGAAGCTCATCACGGGCTCGAACAAACGCCCCCTCAAGTCGCTTTCCGACATGCTGAAGGGGAAGGGCGGCCGGTTCCGCCAGAATCTTCTCGGAAAGCGCGTCGACTATTCGGGCCGCTCCGTGATCGTCGTCGGGCCGGAGCTGAAGCTTCACCAGTGCGGTCTTCCGAAGAAGATGGCGCTTGAGCTGTTCAAGCCGTTCATCTTCAACAAGCTCGAGGAAGGCGGGTTCGCGACCACCATCAAGCAGGCGAAGAAGATGGTGGAGAAGGAGAAGCGGGAGGTTTGGGACGCCCTCGACGATGTCATCCGCCAGCTTCCCGTCATGCTGAACCGGGCACCGACCCTCCACCGTCTCGGCGTGCAGGCCTTCGAGCCGGTGCTGATCGAGGGGAAGGCGATCCAGCTGCACCCGCTGGTCTGCTTCGCCTTCAACGCCGACTTCGACGGAGACCAGATGGCGGTCCACGTCCCGCTCTCCATCGAAGCGCAGATGGAGGCGCGGGTCCTCATGATGTCGACCAACAACATCCTCTCCCCGGCGCACGGGAAGCCCGTCATCGGGCCCTCCCAGGACATCGTGCTGGGGATCTACTACCTCACGCGGCAGCGCGACGGGCAAATGGGGGAGGGGAAGACGTTCTCCGCCCCCGACGAGGTGCGTATCGCCTACGACGGCGGCGCGGTGGGGCTCCAGGCGGCGATCCGGGTGCGCATCGACGGCAAGATGGTCGACACGACCACCGGGCGCGTGCTGCTCTACGAGGTTGTCCCGAAAGAGGTCCCCTTCGAGTACGTCAACAAGGTGATGAAGAAGAAGGATCTCGCCGAGCTGATCGACATCACGTACCGGAACTGCGGACAGAAGGCCACGGTCATCCTGGCGGACCAGCTGAAGAACACCGGGTTCCAGTTCGCGACGATCTCCGGGATCTCGATTTGCATCGACGACATGGTGATCCCGTCCAGCAAGAAGGCGATCCTCGACCGCGCGTCGGTCAGCCTCGAAAAGGTCATCAACGAGCACGTGGAAGGGCTGATCACCCCGGGCGAGCGGTACAACAAGGTCGTCGACATCTGGTCGGCGGCGACGGAACGGGTCGCCAAGGAGATGATCAAGGAGATGGGGACCGAAGCCGTCAAGGGGAAGGACGGGAAGGAGAAAAAAGTCACCAGCTTCAACCCGATCTATATGATGGCCGACTCCGGAGCCCGCGGTTCCGACAAGCAGATGATGCAGCTGGCCGGCATGCGCGGGCTCATGGCCAAGCCGTCCGGCGAGATCATCGAGACGCCGATCCGGTCGAACTTCCGCGAGGGACTGTCCGTGGGCGAATACTTCATCTCGACCCATGGTGCCCGGAAGGGGTTGGCGGACACCGCGTTGAAGACGGCGAACTCCGGGTACCTGACCCGCAGGCTGGTCGACGTGGCGCAGGACTGCATCGTCGTCGAGGAGGATTGCAAGACCCTCGACGGGATCGGGGTGCGGGCATTGATCGAAGGCGGCGAGATCATCGACCGCCTTTCGGACAGGATCCTGGGCCGTGCGGCCCTCGAGGACCTGCACGACCTGGAGGGGAAGCTTCTCGTCGCCGCGAACCAGGAGATCAACGAGGAGGTCGCCCGGCAGATCGAGATGTCCGGGCTGGACGAGGTGAAGATCCGCTCCGCCCTCACCTGCGAGAGCAAGCGGGGGGTGTGCGCCCTCTGCTACGGCCGCGACCTCGCGCGCGGGAAGATGGTTGCGATCGGCGAGGCGGTGGGGATCATCTCCGCCCAGTCCATCGGCGAGCCCGGAACGCAGCTGACGATGCGGACGTTCCACATCGGCGGCATCGCGACAGCCGGGTCGATCGCGCAGAGCTCCCATCAATCCAAACAGTCGGGACGCATCAAGTTCCAGGGAATCGTCGCCGTCCAGAACCGCGAAAAGAACCTGGTCGCGATGAACCGGAACGGCTTCTTGGTCCTGCTCGACGAGAACCACCGCGAACGGGAGAAGTACCAGATCCCGTACGGGGCGGTCCTCATGGTCGCGGACGGCGACAAGGTGAAGGACGGGACCCGGCTCGCGGAATGGGATCCGTACAACATTCCGATCCTCACCGAGGTCGACGGGGAGATCAAGTTCGGGGACATCATCGAGAACGTGACCATGCGCGAGCAGGTTGATGAGGTGA encodes:
- the rplJ gene encoding 50S ribosomal protein L10, which codes for MNKIGKAGTVEALKAAIAAQRGTVVAEYRGLKVSEITALRKKLRAIDAEVRVVKNTLIRRAAEGTPFGELSTHFTGPTAVAFAHGDPVAMAKVMKEFAAASPKVTLRAGFVEGKVLSAKDIETLASVPSREVLLSRLVGGMASPITRLAQAFSGPPRKLVYVLESIRKQKPAEAVAG
- the rplL gene encoding 50S ribosomal protein L7/L12; translation: MNKDEFIAMVEGMTVLELHEIVKALEDRFGVTAAAPAAAAAAPGAAAPVAEEKTEFDVILTGFGANKIQVIKVVRELTGLGLKEAKDLVEGVPKPVKEAIAKKDAEGMKKKIEDAGGTAEIK
- the rpoB gene encoding DNA-directed RNA polymerase subunit beta; the protein is MAYLDYRNRIKRVDFSKNEKVQEIPNLIQVQQESYAEFLQADVPPEKRKDVGLQTVFKGIFPITDYNGRASLEFLSYAIGELKWSEEECRERGVTYAAPIKVTVQLVIFDVDEKTGARTIRDVKEQEVFFGEIPLMSERATFIINGTERVIVSQLHRSPGVFFEHDKGRSHASGKVLFSARIIPYRGSWLDFEFDHKDALYIKIDRKRKFPIAVLLRAFGRTTEELLRIFYDAEEVTLQGEKYAKDFRPELMVGLKMPVEVRHPGKQGEIAFKKGVKISKKRVERYAREGVTFGRILLPSDDLIGKVVVSDVADPATGEVIVECGQQITPEILGKLWEKNVERLTIFTLENSDRAVWEGLISDKIKTREEALKEIYKKMRPGDPPTKDAAKTLFENMFFNPERYSLSRVGRLKLDHKLGITESDLEKTVLTQEDILRVIRYLIGLKNGVGEADDIDNLGNRRVRTVGELIENQFRMGLVRVERAIREKMGLQDIETLMPHDIINAKPVSAVIKEFFGSSQLSQFMDQTNPLSEVTHKRRVSALGPGGLTRERAGFEVRDVHPTHYGRICPIETPEGPNIGLIASLSTFARINEFGFIETPYRVVKDSAVTKEIVYLSAMEEERHVIAQANAAKDAKGKFVQDVVIARQGGEFTMVRSSDVTLMDVSPNQLVSVAASLVPFLEHDDANRALMGSNMQRQAVPLLRTEPPFVGTGMESVVARDSGAAVVAKRSGIVEGVDARRIVVRSEEPDASGMYGADIYTLVKYRRSNQNTCINQKPIVTLGQKVAGGEVIADGPATSEGDLALGRNVLVAFMPWGGYNFEDSILISEKIVKEDIFTSIHIEEFECVARETKLGKEEISADIPNISEESLTDLDESGIIRIGARVKPMDILVGKITPKGETQLSPEEKLLRAIFGDKAGDVKDSSLRVPPGIEGIVIDAKVFTRKGGEKDDRARMLEDRDLERLYRDQEDETRIIFDASLAKIRAQLLGKTSAVRLTSEDKSEVLLAKRKKITEEVLDEIPKERWAEIGVEEDPELKARLSDAWSVCLDQVALVKAMFDEKISRIRRGDELPPGVLKMVKVFIAMKRKLSVGDKMAGRHGNKGVISRILPEEDMPYTADGAPVDVVLNPLGVPSRMNVGQILEAHLGWAAKGLGEQLHRMMEKEFSAASMREWLRKIYNSERFEAYLKELTDDELREIVRKMHGGVFLASPVFSGATENEIKDYLRLSGMPERGQTMLYDGRTGTPFQQPVTVGSMYMLKLHHLVDDKIHARSTGPYSLVTQQPLGGKAQFGGQRLGEMEVWALEAYGAAYTLQEFLTVKSDDVPGRARMYESIVKGNFSLEPGLPESFNVLIKELQALGLDVELISEEPQQ
- the rpoC gene encoding DNA-directed RNA polymerase subunit beta' translates to MEDLFTRVEKPKDPVHFSGIRISIASPEQIRKWSHGEVKKPETLNYRTFKPERDGLFCAKIFGPIKDYECNCGKYKRMKHRGVVCEKCGVEVIQSKVRRERMGHIELASPVAHIWFLKSLPSRIATILDMPMKDVEAVIYFEKYIVLDPWETDTQLQEVLSEAKYREKIEEYRELFKGDKEKQELLRERFRVGMGAEAIRTLLAGLDLEKLSESLRKEMADTASEAKKKKISKRLKIVEAFRDSEQKPEWMVQQVIPVLPPDLRPLVPLDGGRFATSDLNDLYRRVINRNNRLKRLLDLSAPEIIIRNEKRMLQEAVDALFDNGRRGKLITGSNKRPLKSLSDMLKGKGGRFRQNLLGKRVDYSGRSVIVVGPELKLHQCGLPKKMALELFKPFIFNKLEEGGFATTIKQAKKMVEKEKREVWDALDDVIRQLPVMLNRAPTLHRLGVQAFEPVLIEGKAIQLHPLVCFAFNADFDGDQMAVHVPLSIEAQMEARVLMMSTNNILSPAHGKPVIGPSQDIVLGIYYLTRQRDGQMGEGKTFSAPDEVRIAYDGGAVGLQAAIRVRIDGKMVDTTTGRVLLYEVVPKEVPFEYVNKVMKKKDLAELIDITYRNCGQKATVILADQLKNTGFQFATISGISICIDDMVIPSSKKAILDRASVSLEKVINEHVEGLITPGERYNKVVDIWSAATERVAKEMIKEMGTEAVKGKDGKEKKVTSFNPIYMMADSGARGSDKQMMQLAGMRGLMAKPSGEIIETPIRSNFREGLSVGEYFISTHGARKGLADTALKTANSGYLTRRLVDVAQDCIVVEEDCKTLDGIGVRALIEGGEIIDRLSDRILGRAALEDLHDLEGKLLVAANQEINEEVARQIEMSGLDEVKIRSALTCESKRGVCALCYGRDLARGKMVAIGEAVGIISAQSIGEPGTQLTMRTFHIGGIATAGSIAQSSHQSKQSGRIKFQGIVAVQNREKNLVAMNRNGFLVLLDENHREREKYQIPYGAVLMVADGDKVKDGTRLAEWDPYNIPILTEVDGEIKFGDIIENVTMREQVDEVTGRSTRVIIESKDSEVRPRISLKEVGGRTTRKLPGTSSEARYLLPSGSNILVDEGQKVQAGDIIAKIPRETTKTKDITGGLPRVAELFEARKPKEYALISEIDGIVQMGKDFKGKRKIQVVPEVGAPREYTIPRGKHITVHDGERIRAGEALMDGSPNPHDILRVLGDKELARFLVNEIQEVYRLQGVRINDKHIETIVRQMLRRVKISDPGDTSFLVGQSVEKWIFREENERVVKQGEGKPATAEPLLLGITKASLSTESWISAASFQETTKILTDASVHGRVDYLAGLKENVIMGRLIPGGTGAAAYKDMDFDSDAPLVVEAPPMPEPEPEFPKDEEEGR